A stretch of the Cucurbita pepo subsp. pepo cultivar mu-cu-16 chromosome LG16, ASM280686v2, whole genome shotgun sequence genome encodes the following:
- the LOC111777019 gene encoding AUGMIN subunit 2-like isoform X2: MSMGSDTTWVGKKPLRRIGGMSDALSIAADLGFSVSLPSQEDLQNISSGTGEQGDDVIRVLRELAAVQRKIADLQVELQGRKDRIIARLQQPYSVDCIPVESEFQKQFSVLLMKAASDYGALTASVADLQWSQNFRESPSVWGEMLRPIPVASASCTGFFEAMSAMRESFATLQNLLVGNPNPSLPTPRPIDPSLRVVVDSNCITPPPWQSQSSFDELAIRSLHRQEN, from the exons ATGTCGATGGGAAGTGATACCACATGGGTTGGAAAGAAACCTCTGAGGCGAATCGGAGGAATGTCCGATGCCCTCTCAATTGCTGCCGATCTCGgtttctctgtctctctgCCTTCACAG GAAGACCTGCAAAATATATCTTCTGGTACTGGTGAGCAGGGTGATGATGTAATCAGAGTTTTACGAGAGCTTGCTGCTGTTCAAAGGAAAATAGCAGATCTTCAAGTGGAACTCCAAGGCCGTAAG GATCGTATAATAGCTCGTCTTCAGCAACCGTATTCAGTTGATTGCATTCCAGTGGAATCTGAATTTCAG AAACAATTTTCCGTGTTGTTGATGAAGGCTGCTAGTGATTATGGAGCTTTGACAGCTTCAGTTGCAGATCTCCAATGGAGTCAGAACTTTAGGGAGTCGCCTTCAGTGTGGGGG GAAATGCTTAGGCCCATCCCTGTAGCGTCAGCTTCTTGCACTGGATTCTTTGAAGCCATGAGTGCTATGAGGGAGTCCTTTGCAACGCTACAGAATCTCCTAGTAGGTAATCCGAATCCATCTTTGCCTACGCCCCGACCCATCGATCCATCCCTTCGTGTCGTAGTCGATTCGAACTGCATCACACCACCTCCATGGCAATCCCAATCGAGCTTTGATGAATTGGCCATCAGAAGCCTCCATAGGCAAGAAAATTGA
- the LOC111777019 gene encoding AUGMIN subunit 2-like isoform X1: MSMGSDTTWVGKKPLRRIGGMSDALSIAADLGFSVSLPSQEDLQNISSGTGEQGDDVIRVLRELAAVQRKIADLQVELQGRKDEKNVAHLTNVSEMQKKIETLSRITTILKGVIQNKDRIIARLQQPYSVDCIPVESEFQKQFSVLLMKAASDYGALTASVADLQWSQNFRESPSVWGEMLRPIPVASASCTGFFEAMSAMRESFATLQNLLVGNPNPSLPTPRPIDPSLRVVVDSNCITPPPWQSQSSFDELAIRSLHRQEN; encoded by the exons ATGTCGATGGGAAGTGATACCACATGGGTTGGAAAGAAACCTCTGAGGCGAATCGGAGGAATGTCCGATGCCCTCTCAATTGCTGCCGATCTCGgtttctctgtctctctgCCTTCACAG GAAGACCTGCAAAATATATCTTCTGGTACTGGTGAGCAGGGTGATGATGTAATCAGAGTTTTACGAGAGCTTGCTGCTGTTCAAAGGAAAATAGCAGATCTTCAAGTGGAACTCCAAGGCCGTAAG GATGAGAAGAATGTAGCTCATTTGACAAATGTGAGTGAAATGCAAAAGAAGATTGAGACTTTATCAAGGATTACTACCATATTGAAAGGTGTCATCCAGAATAAG GATCGTATAATAGCTCGTCTTCAGCAACCGTATTCAGTTGATTGCATTCCAGTGGAATCTGAATTTCAG AAACAATTTTCCGTGTTGTTGATGAAGGCTGCTAGTGATTATGGAGCTTTGACAGCTTCAGTTGCAGATCTCCAATGGAGTCAGAACTTTAGGGAGTCGCCTTCAGTGTGGGGG GAAATGCTTAGGCCCATCCCTGTAGCGTCAGCTTCTTGCACTGGATTCTTTGAAGCCATGAGTGCTATGAGGGAGTCCTTTGCAACGCTACAGAATCTCCTAGTAGGTAATCCGAATCCATCTTTGCCTACGCCCCGACCCATCGATCCATCCCTTCGTGTCGTAGTCGATTCGAACTGCATCACACCACCTCCATGGCAATCCCAATCGAGCTTTGATGAATTGGCCATCAGAAGCCTCCATAGGCAAGAAAATTGA
- the LOC111777017 gene encoding nucleobase-ascorbate transporter 1-like, with translation MEDITHPPMEQLQDLEYCIDSNPSWAETILLAFQNYILMLGTNVMIPSLIVPAMGGDSGDKARVIQTLLFVAGLNTLLQALFGTRLPAVVGGSFAYVVPIAYIVGDSSLQRITDSHERFLHTMRAIQGALIVASSIQIILGYSQVWGLLSRFFSPLGMAPVVGLVGLGLFQRGFPVLGECVEIGLPMLILVIGSSQYLKHVRLFRDLPIFERFPVLICVTIVWIYSVILTASGAYRHKPIKTQLSCRTDRANLITTAPWFKFPYPLQWGPPTFSAGHSFAMMAAVFVSMVESTGAYKAAARLAIATPPPAYVLSRGIGWQGIGVLLNGLFGTTTGATVAVENVGLLGLTRVGSRRVVQISAGFMIFFSTLGKFGAVFASIPIPIFAALYCILFGLVASVGLSFLQFTNMNSMRNLIITGLSLFLGLSIPQFFNEYWNPTRRGLVHSNAGWFNAIMNTIFSSPVTVSLAVAVFLDNTLEVEKSKKDRGMPWWVKFRTFRGDNRNEEFYTLPFNLNRFFPPT, from the exons ATGGAGGACATCACTCACCCTCCCATGGAACAGCTCCAAGACCTTGAGTACTGCATAGACTCCAACCCCTCTTGGG CTGAAACCATCCTACTAGCTTTTCAGAATTACATTCTGATGCTAGGCACCAATGTGATGATTCCATCTTTAATCGTCCCAGCAATGGGTGGAGACAGT GGAGACAAAGCACGAGTCATTCAGACTCTTCTTTTTGTAGCTGGCTTAAACACACTTCTCCAAGCACTGTTTGGAACTAGATTACCAGCAGTAGTTGGAGGCTCCTTCGCCTATGTTGTTCCTATAGCTTACATTGTCGGAGACTCGTCATTGCAACGGATTACCGATTCTCATGAA AGATTTTTACATACAATGCGTGCCATCCAAGGAGCTCTCATTGTTGCCTCAAGCATACAGATCATTCTCGGTTACAGCCAAGTTTGGGGCTTACTCTCACG CTTCTTCAGTCCATTGGGCATGGCTCCTGTTGTCGGATTGGTTGGCCTTGGCTTGTTTCAACGAGGATTTCCAGTG CTGGGGGAGTGTGTGGAAATAGGGTTGCCCATGCTCATACTTGTCATTGGATCATCACAA TATCTAAAGCATGTGAGACTCTTCAGAGATCTTCCAATTTTTGAGAGATTTCCAGTGTTGATCTGTGTCACAATTGTTTGGATCTATTCTGTGATCTTAACCGCGAGCGGGGCGTATCGGCACAAGCCCATAAAAACCCAGTTAAGCTGCCGAACTGATAGAGCAAATCTTATTACCACTGCCCCATG GTTcaagtttccataccctttGCAATGGGGTCCTCCTACGTTTTCAGCTGGCCATTCATTTGCTATGATGGCTgctgtttttgtttcaatGGTTGAG TCAACCGGTGCATACAAGGCAGCGGCTCGCTTGGCAATCGCCACCCCTCCTCCTGCTTATGTACTGAGCCGAGGCATTGGCTGGCAG GGGATTGGCGTCCTGCTGAACGGTCTCTTTGGAACAACCACTGGTGCAACGGTTGCTGT GGAAAATGTGGGACTTCTTGGGCTTACCCGAGTTGGAAGTCGAAGGGTTGTTCAAATTTCTGCTGGTTTCATGATATTTTTCTCTACCTTGG gtaaatTCGGAGCTGTCTTTGCATCCATACCAATCCCAATCTTCGCTGCACTCTACTGTATACTCTTCGGCCTTGTCG CTTCGGTCGGATTGTCATTTCTACAGTTCACAAACATGAATTCAATGAGAAACCTCATCATCACAGGACTTTCACTGTTTCTCGGATTATCCATCCCCCAGTTTTTCAATGAATACTGGAACCCAACCCGCCGTGGGCTTGTTCATTCAAACGCTGGATGG TTCAATGCAATTATGAACACAATATTCTCGTCGCCAGTAACAGTGTCGTTGGCAGTGGCTGTGTTTCTTGACAACACATTGGAGgtagaaaaatcaaagaaagataGAGGAATGCCATGGTGGGTGAAGTTCAGAACGTTCAGAGGAGATAACAGAAATGAAGAGTTCTATACTTTACCATTCAATCTTAACCGATTTTTCCCGCCAActtag